In the genome of Nonlabens sp. MB-3u-79, one region contains:
- a CDS encoding DUF1573 domain-containing protein translates to MKNLLIILFTGLFSTGAVAQSNPVQDPLTTIEFESTTVDYGKIEKGSDGIRTFTFRNTGNNPLKIYKIYSSCSCDILSKPEKPIAPGGTGEIKVKYETNKVGPIVKTITVYANIDQNPIPLRLKGEVIPKNN, encoded by the coding sequence ATGAAAAATTTACTCATAATTTTATTTACCGGATTATTCTCTACTGGCGCAGTAGCACAGAGTAACCCTGTCCAAGACCCTCTTACGACTATAGAATTTGAATCTACTACAGTGGACTATGGTAAAATAGAAAAAGGAAGTGATGGTATTAGAACATTTACTTTTAGAAACACAGGAAACAATCCATTGAAAATATACAAGATTTACTCTTCTTGTAGCTGTGATATCCTATCAAAGCCTGAAAAACCAATCGCTCCCGGAGGAACTGGAGAGATCAAAGTAAAATATGAAACCAATAAAGTAGGACCTATCGTAAAAACGATTACCGTTTATGCAAATATTGATCAAAACCCTATTCCATTGCGATTAAAAGGTGAAGTAATACCTAAAAATAACTAA
- a CDS encoding valine--tRNA ligase, with amino-acid sequence MSLASKYDSKTTEEKWYNYWMENDFFTSVPDERESYTIVIPPPNVTGVLHMGHMLNNTIQDVLIRRARLKGYNACWVPGTDHASIATEAKVVKKLKDQGIDKNDLTREEFLQHAWDWTDEYGGIILEQLKKLGASCDWSRTKFTLDEDMSASVIKVFIDLYNKGLIYRGYRMVNWDPEAKTTLSDEEVIYEERNGHLYHLKYQIKGSEDFVSIATTRPETILGDTAICVHPDDERYTSLVGKTVIVPIVNREIPVIADPYVDMEFGTGALKITPAHDQNDKKIGETHHLEVIDIFNEDATLNSFGLHYEGKDRFVVRKEISKELEDLGFLIKKEDHVHKVGTSERTNAVIEPRLSDQWFLKMEELAKPAIKAVKEDIVELLPPKFKSTYFHWMENVRDWNISRQLMWGQRIPAYYYGDGKDDFVVATSLDEAVRLSRKRANNNNLQPEDLRQENDVLDTWFSSWLWPISVFNGVLEPENEEINYYYPTRDLVTGPDILFFWVARMIVAGYELRDERPFDKVYLTGLVRDKQRRKMSKSLGNSPDALKLLEEYGADGVRVGLLLSAAAGNDIMFDEDLCQQGKGFVNKMWNAFRLIQGWEVDKSLEQPQHSAQGIAWYTSRFNQVLTEIEDHYSKYRISDVLMTSYKLIYDDFCGWLLEIIKPEYQQPIDPQTLAEVIALLEDNMRLMHPFTPFITEEIWQSTSKRKVEEALCINTWPEGGASDQKLLADFELVQEVISGIRTVRKEKQIAFKNQIELKAINNENLDPKYNSLIQKMGNVSSVETIAEQVAGAASYRVRSNEYFIPLEGNIDVAAELEKLEAELKRAKGFLIGVQKKLSNERFVGSAPEQVVAIEKKKEADSLAKIETIEASMNALK; translated from the coding sequence ATGTCCTTAGCGTCAAAATACGATTCCAAAACTACCGAAGAGAAATGGTACAACTACTGGATGGAAAACGATTTTTTCACATCTGTACCAGATGAAAGAGAAAGTTATACGATAGTAATTCCGCCACCTAATGTGACCGGAGTCTTGCATATGGGGCACATGTTAAACAATACAATCCAAGATGTGCTGATACGTCGTGCACGCCTTAAAGGATATAACGCCTGTTGGGTTCCTGGGACAGATCATGCATCTATTGCTACTGAAGCTAAGGTGGTAAAGAAGTTAAAAGATCAAGGTATCGATAAAAATGACTTGACCCGTGAAGAGTTTTTACAACACGCTTGGGACTGGACGGATGAATACGGTGGTATTATTCTCGAGCAACTTAAGAAATTAGGAGCGAGTTGCGATTGGTCTCGTACGAAGTTTACTCTAGATGAAGATATGTCTGCATCGGTTATAAAGGTGTTTATTGACTTGTACAACAAAGGATTGATTTATCGTGGTTACCGCATGGTGAATTGGGATCCAGAAGCAAAGACAACTTTAAGCGATGAAGAAGTTATTTATGAAGAGCGCAATGGGCATTTATACCATTTAAAATATCAAATTAAGGGAAGCGAAGACTTTGTAAGTATAGCGACTACTCGTCCAGAAACCATTCTAGGGGACACAGCAATTTGTGTACATCCAGATGATGAGCGCTACACGAGCTTAGTAGGTAAAACCGTTATAGTACCTATAGTAAATCGTGAGATTCCAGTAATTGCAGATCCTTATGTGGATATGGAATTCGGTACAGGAGCTTTGAAAATTACTCCTGCGCACGATCAAAATGACAAAAAAATAGGAGAGACGCATCATCTAGAGGTGATCGATATTTTTAATGAAGATGCTACTTTAAATAGCTTCGGATTGCATTATGAAGGTAAAGATCGTTTTGTAGTGCGTAAAGAAATTTCTAAGGAGCTAGAAGACCTTGGTTTTCTTATAAAGAAAGAAGACCATGTTCATAAAGTAGGAACCAGTGAGCGCACTAATGCGGTTATAGAGCCCCGACTATCTGACCAGTGGTTCCTGAAAATGGAAGAATTGGCAAAGCCCGCTATCAAGGCCGTTAAGGAAGATATTGTGGAGTTGTTGCCGCCTAAGTTTAAAAGCACCTATTTCCACTGGATGGAAAACGTACGCGACTGGAATATCTCGCGACAGTTAATGTGGGGGCAGCGTATTCCTGCTTACTACTATGGTGACGGAAAAGATGATTTTGTTGTAGCTACTAGTCTTGATGAGGCTGTTAGGCTTTCGCGAAAGCGAGCTAATAACAACAACCTTCAACCAGAAGATTTACGTCAAGAAAATGATGTTCTCGACACCTGGTTCTCTAGTTGGCTGTGGCCTATAAGTGTGTTTAACGGTGTTTTAGAACCAGAAAACGAAGAGATTAATTATTATTACCCTACTCGTGATCTAGTTACTGGGCCAGATATTTTATTCTTTTGGGTAGCTCGTATGATCGTTGCTGGATATGAATTACGCGATGAAAGGCCTTTTGATAAAGTCTATCTAACTGGATTAGTTAGAGATAAGCAACGTCGCAAGATGTCCAAGTCTTTAGGTAATTCTCCAGATGCGTTAAAGTTGTTAGAGGAATATGGCGCTGATGGCGTGCGTGTTGGATTGTTGCTAAGTGCAGCAGCAGGAAATGACATTATGTTTGATGAAGATCTTTGCCAGCAAGGAAAAGGCTTTGTAAATAAAATGTGGAATGCCTTTAGACTCATACAAGGATGGGAAGTGGACAAATCACTAGAACAGCCGCAACATTCTGCTCAAGGAATTGCATGGTATACCAGCCGTTTTAATCAAGTACTTACAGAAATTGAGGATCACTATTCTAAATACAGAATTAGTGATGTATTGATGACCTCGTACAAATTGATTTATGACGATTTTTGTGGATGGTTGTTAGAAATTATCAAACCAGAATACCAACAGCCTATAGATCCACAAACCCTTGCTGAGGTCATTGCGTTATTAGAAGATAACATGAGATTGATGCATCCATTTACTCCATTTATAACAGAGGAAATATGGCAAAGTACTTCTAAGCGTAAGGTAGAAGAAGCTTTATGCATCAATACATGGCCAGAAGGTGGCGCTTCAGATCAAAAATTATTAGCTGATTTTGAACTCGTACAAGAAGTTATTTCAGGGATAAGAACGGTTCGTAAAGAAAAGCAAATTGCTTTTAAAAACCAGATCGAGTTGAAAGCCATCAATAATGAAAATCTAGATCCAAAATACAACTCATTGATTCAAAAAATGGGTAATGTTTCTAGTGTAGAGACAATTGCAGAGCAAGTTGCTGGAGCTGCCAGTTATCGAGTAAGATCTAATGAATACTTCATACCTTTAGAAGGAAACATAGACGTGGCAGCCGAGTTAGAAAAACTAGAAGCTGAGCTCAAAAGAGCTAAAGGCTTTTTAATAGGGGTGCAAAAAAAGCTAAGTAACGAACGCTTTGTAGGTAGTGCTCCAGAACAAGTAGTAGCTATAGAAAAGAAAAAAGAAGCCGACAGCCTTGCAAAGATCGAAACGATTGAGGCAAGTATGA
- a CDS encoding aspartyl protease family protein: MKNLVLIVLVIHQVFFLSGQNGLNFKEGSVKENIDIKLHSNLIIVPAKVNGVELNFILDTGATKDIIFSLVGIDSLQMKAGRYISINGYGSEVPINALLTSGNKVELGNLIIDEEAQFLVVESSEINFAPKLDIQVHGILGARFLKNLITHFDYENELLRIYKDSESFPSYLRNAQSFDLSFENFRPFFNGELDFKNKVRKLELLIDTGSGDALWVFDEFDSTFELDNSFEDYLGYGMNGAVIGLRTKANSLRLLNNTLKKVALSFPYKEYAGSSNDQRQHNSSLGGEILRRFDMVINYPEKKIIMLPNENFNERFFYNMSGIGVKNGAKELMYVQEMRAALRDNYRAVDNATSSNYIRTNKSYNSYNYRTKIIVDYVREGSPAALSGVQVGDQIIAINRISEQELTIDKVSELFFKNPYKKLKIRIKRGDNIFKVEIVNIPLVL; this comes from the coding sequence ATGAAAAATTTAGTTTTAATAGTACTAGTTATTCATCAAGTATTTTTTCTCAGCGGTCAGAATGGGTTGAATTTTAAAGAAGGCAGTGTAAAGGAAAATATAGATATTAAATTACACTCTAATTTAATTATTGTACCAGCTAAAGTTAATGGTGTGGAGCTTAACTTTATTTTAGACACTGGAGCTACAAAGGACATCATATTTAGCCTGGTTGGAATTGATTCTTTGCAAATGAAAGCAGGGAGGTATATCTCAATTAACGGCTATGGGTCAGAGGTTCCTATCAATGCCTTACTAACTTCAGGAAATAAAGTAGAACTAGGTAACTTGATTATAGATGAAGAAGCACAGTTCCTTGTGGTAGAAAGTAGTGAAATTAATTTTGCGCCTAAACTGGATATACAAGTCCATGGTATACTAGGAGCGAGATTTTTAAAGAATTTGATTACCCATTTTGATTATGAAAATGAGTTATTACGAATTTATAAGGACTCTGAATCGTTCCCTAGCTATCTCAGAAATGCACAAAGTTTTGATTTGAGCTTTGAAAATTTCAGGCCTTTTTTTAATGGCGAGTTAGATTTTAAAAATAAAGTCAGGAAACTAGAGTTATTGATAGATACGGGCAGCGGCGATGCGTTATGGGTTTTTGATGAATTTGATTCTACTTTTGAACTTGATAATAGTTTTGAAGATTATTTAGGGTATGGTATGAATGGGGCTGTTATCGGACTCAGAACTAAGGCAAATTCCTTACGGCTTTTAAATAATACGCTTAAAAAGGTAGCTTTATCCTTCCCGTATAAAGAGTATGCGGGCTCAAGTAATGATCAAAGACAACATAATAGTAGCCTTGGAGGCGAGATTTTAAGAAGGTTTGACATGGTTATTAATTATCCAGAGAAAAAAATTATCATGTTGCCTAATGAAAATTTTAATGAAAGATTTTTCTACAATATGAGTGGTATTGGAGTGAAGAACGGGGCTAAGGAACTGATGTACGTGCAAGAAATGCGAGCTGCACTAAGAGACAATTATCGTGCTGTTGACAATGCTACAAGCAGCAATTATATCAGGACAAATAAAAGTTACAACAGTTATAACTATCGTACTAAAATCATAGTTGATTACGTAAGAGAAGGCTCTCCTGCAGCACTTTCAGGGGTTCAAGTGGGGGACCAGATTATCGCTATTAATAGGATTAGTGAACAAGAGCTTACCATTGATAAAGTGAGCGAGCTGTTTTTTAAAAATCCTTATAAAAAATTAAAAATTAGAATTAAAAGAGGTGATAACATATTTAAGGTGGAAATTGTTAATATTCCTCTAGTCTTGTAA